Proteins co-encoded in one Astatotilapia calliptera chromosome 18, fAstCal1.2, whole genome shotgun sequence genomic window:
- the LOC113010819 gene encoding E3 ubiquitin-protein ligase znrf1, with product MGTRTSRLHEDTVSSAFGKDGTKRDSCRRPRCTRPTSLVVDFSVSFDDTEANRSRSEEGSDSDPGQLGASADGSPADHHSIPSSIGQASPGDDDSSEGKPEEDGNVSPEAPVDAEHQQVEETGRTPHRTFSERLPGNRHSATRVGARSARVRSTHQRPVSEAWIGLYRLNNRHGNIRCPFCSKPFPGGRIEDHLLSCLTSPPLPYNTDVLSKDSGECSICLEDLVQGETIARLACLCVYHKSCIDSWSKVKPCCPEHPFD from the exons ATGGGGACGAGAACGAGTCGCCTACACGAAGACACGGTTTCCTCAGCTTTCGGGAAAGATGGGACAAAGCGGGATTCCTGTCGGCGACCTCGCTGCACGAGGCCCACCAGCCTCGTTGTCGACTTTTCGGTGAGCTTCGATGACACTGAGGCTAACCGAAGCCGATCGGAGGAGGGTAGTGACTCGGACCCGGGGCAGCTCGGAGCGAGCGCGGACGGCAGCCCTGCTGACCACCACAGCATCCCCTCTAGCATTGGCCAGGCGTCACCCGGGGACGACGACAGCAGCGAGGGGAAACCCGAGGAAGACGGCAATGTTAGCCCAGAGGCTCCCGTCGACGCAGAACACCAGCAGGTTGAGGAGACAGGCCGCACACCACACCGCACCTTTTCCGAGCGGCTGCCCGGGAATCGGCACTCTGCCACCCGTGTTGGCGCAAGGTCCGCCCGTGTTCGAAGCACACACCAGCGGCCGGTGTCAGAGGCTTGGATCGGCCTTTACCGTTTGAACAATCGCCACGGCA ATATCCGCTGTCCTTTCTGCTCAAAGCCTTTCCCGGGGGGTCGGATTGAGGATCACCTGTTGAGTTGCCTCACATCTCCTCCTCTACCTTACAACA CGGATGTGCTCAGTAAAGACAGTGGAGAGTGTTCCATCTGTTTGGAGGATTTGGTACAGGGAGAGACCATCGCCAGACTGGCCTGCCTCTGCGTCTACCACAAGAG CTGCATTGATTCCTGGTCAAAGGTGAAGCCTTGCTGCCCTGAACATCCCTTTGATTGA